A window of Drosophila sulfurigaster albostrigata strain 15112-1811.04 chromosome X, ASM2355843v2, whole genome shotgun sequence genomic DNA:
ccaaagccaaacgaAAACACGTTGCGACTAAGCGTATACCCTGTtaattcattgaattttatatttaaatttttttatgaaaatttaaaattatgcaaaatgtatttgctCTTCAATTTGTTAAAGTAGAAAGTTCTATCGATAACATCCGATTTTCGATTGTGTTTCGAATTCAAGCTGAGACACACTGCTTGCTGTCATCGGTACTGCGTCACAAGCAGTGCAGCAGAGCTGTTGCAATAAGCCATTTGACTGACAACAGCCGCCAGCCtttttgcgtttgtttttgttgatggcttttgctttctgtgtcagcagcaacagtagctgCCAATTGTTGTTTTCTACAAATACACATTATATGgtataccaatatatatatgtatacgcAACGCCAGACGAGTATTACTTATAACTATGACTACTTCCATATGGCCTGGACAGGCGACAAATCAACAAAGCCTTATATGTAAGCAGAGTCCGAGTCCGAGtcgaggcagcagcaaccacaacaacaacaacaacaacatggcaACTAACTTGCACTTTTCCACACGTCGctaactgttgttgttgttgctgttgttgttgctgctgctgtttgccttGCATTTGTCCGTTTTCTTCGggttgttgcatttttgtgcGCATATTCGTTGCGATGCGAAAcgattcaattcgatttgtattcgtattttgtatttgcactGCCTCACCACCCCTCGCCTCGCCCCCCTTTGTCATAGTGTCAGCCTGTGTTGTCGGCATCgtttttagttgttgtcatttggtgctttgctttttactttttgcttttgcgcgCTTCTCGCctgtgtttgcatttgttgtgcaCAGTTCATAGTTGCACTTCAAGCGCGCACGTAGCACAACAGACAATCTTCAGCAGCTGTGTTCAGGTTGAGCACACATTAACAGACTacttaattgattgattgaattgATTAAACGAAATGTTATTGTTTCGTCGTTTATTGCAGATGGTTTCATGGCAATCTTTCTGGCAAGGAAGCTGAAAAATTGATATTGGAGCGTGGCAGGAGTGGTTCGTTTCTTGTGCGTGAATCTCAAAGTAAACCTGGTGATTTTGTGCTTTCCGTGCGCACAGACGACAAAGTGACGCATGTCATGATTCGATGGCAGGTAAgtgtcaaattaataaactaaatgcaaaggccaaaacaaaaacttatagacatagacatagatatagatatagaatGCAAATCGATTTCTGACTGTAAGCAATAATACAAGTAATGGCAgtagtaataacaacaacaacaacaacaatgactacaacagcagctgatATACAAGTAATGCAAACGACTGGCCGTAAAGTTCCTCATCGTTTGACCTTGAATTAGTAGTATACACTGTGTGCTTGCATATGCCagcttataataaatatactctACAACGTTTACATTGaacgtgtgtatgtgtgtgtgtgtgtgtgtttgtaacgTGCAAATACGTGCACacacatttgtttattgtcaTCGCATTTAGgagttcatttaattttttagtcATTTCTCGCGCActcgtggcgtatgcgtaatgtaaATATACTGCTTGCCAGCGGTCAGCTGTTAGCCCAAAGCCTGGCGCACTCTCAACTGCTTGCCGACATCGCTGCTTCGTGCTGCACTGCTTGTTTAACAGGCAAAGAAATTCCCCAGTGCAATAATATGCAAACTCAAATGTGATTTTTCTCGATCACAATggatttgaaattgaaatgagtTCGCTTGAAGTTTcgctataaatataaatagttgaTTTACAAGCCAGAATTGTGCATAGCACTATAAAGTAGTATTATATAAGATTGTTTGCCAATCCACTAAACACGACAATcccatattttgtttttaccaATACGAAACTATTGTGAGTccccacaaaataaaatatatatttttgtaacttTGTTACTATTTGTTGTGTTGGTGCTTCTGAcgccatttttgttgtttttgttgtgttttttttttacaataatgTTATTTACATGACCGGTTgggctttttgttgttttgttgttcacTTAGATTTGACATTGCGGTCACGTTTGCACTTTTATTAGCTAATTGTGTGgcgttttttaattaattttattgttgcgGTTCAACGCGAACGCTTAGTCGCCTGTAGTTACCCTGTAGTTACCCTGTAGAACAGCCAATGGAGTTTGCTAGACTTATTTCaataagttttcttttttgaatgTCTTGATCTGTTGCATATTAGTTAGCATTGTGCTTGGACCTTGTTGAATAACATTCCAAATttatctgttgctgtttcagGATAAGAAATACGACGTTGGCGGTGGAGATTCGTTTGCCACACTTTCCGAACTGATTGCACACTACAAACGCAACCCGATGGTGGAGACCTGTGGCACAGTGGTGCATCTGCGTCAGCCCTTCAATGCCACACGCATCACAGCGGCCGGCATCAATGCTCGCGTCGATCAGCTGGTCAAGGTGAGTGGGAATCTAATTCAGAGTTGGAATGCCAGAATGGAGATGTTAATCTAACTATCTGTTTGTCTGCCTCTTGCAGGGTGGGTTCTGGGAGGAGTTCGAGTCGCTGCAGCAGGACAGTCGGGATACTTTTTCGCGCCAGGAGGGCTACAAGGATGAGAACCGCCTGAAGAATCGCTACCGCAACATATTGCCCTGTAAGTCGTCAACTGTTTGATAGCcaataattgcaaaaagaaCCCTCAACCAATGGCTTAAGGAATTCCTTAATAACTCGTTGACTAACCGTCAACTAAtccaacaaacattttaagGAATTTCTTAAGTAATTGAGTCCACATTACATTCCACAACAACTTCCACTTTCATTCCATTCCTTAACTTATTTCCCCATTCACACTTTCCAAATGAATCCAATTACCATACCACATTTAATGGCCTAAGAAATTCCCCAATTTATGGCATACTTGTTTCCTTAATTAAATCTTGAACTAATCAAGCAACTCTTTGGCTATCTTTCAGATGATCACACGCGTGTGAAGCTGCAGGATGTGGAGCGCAGTGCACCGGGAGCCGAGTACATAAATGCCAACTACATACGCTTACCCACCGACGGCGATCTGTACAACATGAGCAGCTCCTCGGAGAGCCTCAACTCGGTGCAATCGTGTGCCGCTTGCACCGCCGCGCAGACGCAACGCAACTGCCCCAACTGCCAGCAGCTGAACAAGACGTGCGTCCAATGCGCCGTCAAATCGGCAACGTTGCCCTACAGCAATTGTGTGACCTGTGGCCGCAAATCCGATTCGCTGAGCAAGCATAAACGCAGCGaatcgctgtcgacgtcgacggccTCGCTCAACGGTTGCCTTGCCATGCTGCTGAAGAAGAACTGCGGCGATGCCTCGCCCCCGCCCTCGGTGTTGTCGCATGCCACAAGCAGCGGCGTCTCCGGTTCGCTGCTGAGCGTCGAGCGCGACATGTTCAAGACGTACATTGCCACCCAGGGCTGTTTGGCGAACACGAAAACGGACTTCTGGAACATGATTTGGCAGGAGAATACGCGCGTCATTGTGATGACCACCAAGGAGATTGAGCGCGGCAAGACCAAGTGCGAACGCTATTGGCCCGACGAGGGACAGTGCAAGCAATTTGGTCACGCCAAGGTCCAGTGCGTCAAGGAGAACTCCACCAATGACTATACGCTGCGCGAGTTTTTGTTCTCGTGGCGCGACAAACCCGAGCGCCGCATCTATCACTATCATTTCCAAGTGTGGCCCGATCACGGTGTGCCCGCCGATCCTGGCTGTGTGCTCAACTTCCTGCAGGATGTCAACACCAAGCAGAGCAATCTCACGCATGCTGGCGAGAAACCCGTAAGTATAATTTGAGATCAAATTTTCCGCCCATGAGCACTGTTAACATTCGATTTCAATTGCAGGGTCCTATTTGTGTGCACTGCTCGGCGGGAATTGGCCGCACGGGCACTTTTATTGTCATTGACATGATACTGGATCAGATCATGCGAAATGGTAAGTGTGGCTTGGGTTCAAGTTGTTAgatatttgtaaattgtaattgaatgcAGCTCCACAACAGGTTAACAGCAGTGTTAACAGTGCTGTTAGCGTTGTTAATACTGTGTAAGCAGTGTGCTGTTGCAGCTAAGCAGTGCAATTGCCAGCAGTGCAAAACTGCTTGCCGTAAAGCTTTACTTATTCATTATattctcttcttctctttttttctcacAGGCTTGGACACCGAAATTGATATTCAGCGCACAATTCAAATGGTGCGCTCGCAGCGCTCAGGCATGGTGCAAACGGAGGCGCAGTACAAGTTTGTCTATTACGCCGTGCAGCATTATATCCAGACGCTGATCGCACGCAAGCGGGCCGAGGAGCAGAGCATACAGGTTGGACGCGAGTACACCAACATCAAGTGAGTTGCAAATTGTGCACATAATGTATATGAAACTGTATTTAACTGAACATTGTACGTGTCATTTGCGCAGGTACACTGATGAAATTGGCAATGATTCACAAAGATCTCCACTACCACCAGCAATTTCTAATCTAAGTCTAGTAGCAAGTAAGGCAACgggtgcagcagcagcagcaggaggaggaggaggaggaggtgcagcagtagcagcggGCTCAACAGGAGATCCATTGGCAGCGTTGAATGCTGCAAATGCGGCGAGCGGCAAACATGTCTCGAAATTGCAACCACCGTTGCCGCCGTTGGgcgcaaacaacaacaacaatagcgcagcgaacagcagcagcagcagcaacagcaacaatcatTGCAATAACATGaacggcggcagcggcaacagtaacagcaatgccaatggcaacggcaacattCTTGGCAGCAAtggcggcaacagcaatttgcgcaaatcaaatttttatagcGATTCGTTGGCCGCCTTCAAGCAACAGAAGCACATTGATCaggcagccgcagcagcggcGTCGCAGGCAaccactgcagcagcagcaacatcagcaacagcacctgcaactgcagcagcagcagcatctgcaacagcagccgcagcaacagcagcagcagcagcaggtaaGCAGAAACAGGTCATGGGCCGGCCGGGTTTACTCAAGTTGCTCACCAGTCCCATCATCTTTCagccaaatacaaaaacattcCCAAAGACATGAACAGTTTGAGGCAGCCACATATTGCCGCATATGCTGCTGCGCCTGcgctgccgccgccaccgACGCCGCCGCGCAAAACATGACAAATGAATTTCTAAATCATaagccaaacacaaacacacacacacacacttactctTACACAGAACATAAGCAGATCATGTACAGTTGactcactcgcactcgcacagAAACAGCTTATAAGCAACAGCCCAACAGCATCAAGCAACAGGAgcgtgagagcgagagcaacgtatgtatgtacaggAATGATTGCTAATGTTATCGACAGCTGCATTTGCACTTGAtgcacacacagaaacacactctcccactcactcacacacatacgcagcaCGCAAGCACTTTCTTACCTCCAAAACGAACTTGTAACAAAGTTAGCGCGCCATTTTGAAAAGCCgaaacttttgttttcaaaacaattatttttaaatcgtCAACTGTTTGTATGTAATCACacctatttttattttcttttataattatttttactattactattattttatgttcaatttttttgtaattgtatCAATTTATACCCGCCCTATGCCCCCATAGTTGTTAGCATTGTAAAAGTTGATGAACCATCGGCTTAAGAGcagcaaatattgttttagTGTTGTAAGTGttgaaaaacgaaatgaaaacaaaacaaaagcgttGATTGTGATTCAAAAGAAAATGGCGTCAAACGGAACagaatgttaaaaaaaaaatagaacgGAAAAGAACGGAatagaacagaacagaacagaatagATCAGatcagaacagaacagaatagCATAAAATAGTGTGTAACAGAATAATCGAACAGATAAAACGTAGAACAGAACAGTTTAGCGGCAAGCGCATAAGAAATCAATCAATTCGCAggcaaggcaaacaaacaccaaccaacaacaaacatcaaacaacaaaaaccacaagcataaacatttaaacaatgaaaatataaagaactataaattttatacaCATTTGCCTTGTCTTAACAATTAAgcataaacaattaatttaagctGATTATGTGCATAAGTTTCTTATTGTTAACCTTTTAACTTGTAAACCTCCCCGCGTCAATGTATCTTGTTTGtactttttgtgtatttttatgaaaaattcgtaatttgtaattgaatgctgtttccattttttgtgtgtaaaaCGTGTAACGttctataattttatatatatatatatatatgtatatatatacatatatatgtatgtatgtgtatgtataacGCGTAGCTAACTGTATTCTGTAGATTGTTTCTCTCTCATTTTGATTGAATTAatgtattttgctttaattttatatacgGACGTACGAATATAActtatcaaatttattgtgttacattttaaatgataaaCTCTCGATGTaggcattattattatgattattattattattaattttattattacaattata
This region includes:
- the LOC133849363 gene encoding tyrosine-protein phosphatase corkscrew isoform X2; translated protein: MSSRRWFHPTITGIEAETLLQEQGFDGSFLARLSSSNPGAFTLSVRRGNEVTHIKIQNNGDFFDLYGGEKFATLPELVQYYVENGELKEKNGQAIELKQPLICAEPTTERWFHGNLSGKEAEKLILERGRSGSFLVRESQSKPGDFVLSVRTDDKVTHVMIRWQDKKYDVGGGDSFATLSELIAHYKRNPMVETCGTVVHLRQPFNATRITAAGINARVDQLVKGGFWEEFESLQQDSRDTFSRQEGYKDENRLKNRYRNILPYDHTRVKLQDVERSAPGAEYINANYIRLPTDGDLYNMSSSSESLNSVQSCAACTAAQTQRNCPNCQQLNKTCVQCAVKSATLPYSNCVTCGRKSDSLSKHKRSESLSTSTASLNGCLAMLLKKNCGDASPPPSVLSHATSSGVSGSLLSVERDMFKTYIATQGCLANTKTDFWNMIWQENTRVIVMTTKEIERGKTKCERYWPDEGQCKQFGHAKVQCVKENSTNDYTLREFLFSWRDKPERRIYHYHFQVWPDHGVPADPGCVLNFLQDVNTKQSNLTHAGEKPGPICVHCSAGIGRTGTFIVIDMILDQIMRNGLDTEIDIQRTIQMVRSQRSGMVQTEAQYKFVYYAVQHYIQTLIARKRAEEQSIQVGREYTNIKYTDEIGNDSQRSPLPPAISNLSLVASKATGAAAAAGGGGGGGAAVAAGSTGDPLAALNAANAASGKHVSKLQPPLPPLGANNNNNSAANSSSSSNSNNHCNNMNGGSGNSNSNANGNGNILGSNGGNSNLRKSNFYSDSLAAFKQQKHIDQAAAAAASQATTAAAATSATAPATAAAAASATAAAATAAAAAAKYKNIPKDMNSLRQPHIAAYAAAPALPPPPTPPRKT
- the LOC133849363 gene encoding tyrosine-protein phosphatase corkscrew isoform X3, with the translated sequence MIRWQDKKYDVGGGDSFATLSELIAHYKRNPMVETCGTVVHLRQPFNATRITAAGINARVDQLVKGGFWEEFESLQQDSRDTFSRQEGYKDENRLKNRYRNILPYDHTRVKLQDVERSAPGAEYINANYIRLPTDGDLYNMSSSSESLNSVQSCAACTAAQTQRNCPNCQQLNKTCVQCAVKSATLPYSNCVTCGRKSDSLSKHKRSESLSTSTASLNGCLAMLLKKNCGDASPPPSVLSHATSSGVSGSLLSVERDMFKTYIATQGCLANTKTDFWNMIWQENTRVIVMTTKEIERGKTKCERYWPDEGQCKQFGHAKVQCVKENSTNDYTLREFLFSWRDKPERRIYHYHFQVWPDHGVPADPGCVLNFLQDVNTKQSNLTHAGEKPGPICVHCSAGIGRTGTFIVIDMILDQIMRNGLDTEIDIQRTIQMVRSQRSGMVQTEAQYKFVYYAVQHYIQTLIARKRAEEQSIQVGREYTNIKYTDEIGNDSQRSPLPPAISNLSLVASKATGAAAAAGGGGGGGAAVAAGSTGDPLAALNAANAASGKHVSKLQPPLPPLGANNNNNSAANSSSSSNSNNHCNNMNGGSGNSNSNANGNGNILGSNGGNSNLRKSNFYSDSLAAFKQQKHIDQAAAAAASQATTAAAATSATAPATAAAAASATAAAATAAAAAAKYKNIPKDMNSLRQPHIAAYAAAPALPPPPTPPRKT
- the LOC133849363 gene encoding tyrosine-protein phosphatase corkscrew isoform X1, whose protein sequence is MLFNKCLEKLSSSLGNVVNNKLQEKQVYNNKNNSNNNSSSNINNNNNNNSINEYNKQRNFEYERAIQAHYGNGGGSGGGGGGGGGGGRTSRSNSHSYSRSNSYTSSHSQSHTKSKPSKGHKTKAARTAAAAATTAATDERQCKNCMSNDELAMIIRGVAHNNNNSNNNNNQLRVRPVSTTASSSSSSTESLHLPLTSPRGSHSSCNSSNSITIAPPTAATSASYPVTPTSWSASPPSFATTHNSFGGSSDTLALLAAMRVQLLGFKWFHGNLSGKEAEKLILERGRSGSFLVRESQSKPGDFVLSVRTDDKVTHVMIRWQDKKYDVGGGDSFATLSELIAHYKRNPMVETCGTVVHLRQPFNATRITAAGINARVDQLVKGGFWEEFESLQQDSRDTFSRQEGYKDENRLKNRYRNILPYDHTRVKLQDVERSAPGAEYINANYIRLPTDGDLYNMSSSSESLNSVQSCAACTAAQTQRNCPNCQQLNKTCVQCAVKSATLPYSNCVTCGRKSDSLSKHKRSESLSTSTASLNGCLAMLLKKNCGDASPPPSVLSHATSSGVSGSLLSVERDMFKTYIATQGCLANTKTDFWNMIWQENTRVIVMTTKEIERGKTKCERYWPDEGQCKQFGHAKVQCVKENSTNDYTLREFLFSWRDKPERRIYHYHFQVWPDHGVPADPGCVLNFLQDVNTKQSNLTHAGEKPGPICVHCSAGIGRTGTFIVIDMILDQIMRNGLDTEIDIQRTIQMVRSQRSGMVQTEAQYKFVYYAVQHYIQTLIARKRAEEQSIQVGREYTNIKYTDEIGNDSQRSPLPPAISNLSLVASKATGAAAAAGGGGGGGAAVAAGSTGDPLAALNAANAASGKHVSKLQPPLPPLGANNNNNSAANSSSSSNSNNHCNNMNGGSGNSNSNANGNGNILGSNGGNSNLRKSNFYSDSLAAFKQQKHIDQAAAAAASQATTAAAATSATAPATAAAAASATAAAATAAAAAAKYKNIPKDMNSLRQPHIAAYAAAPALPPPPTPPRKT